Proteins encoded by one window of Dialister pneumosintes:
- a CDS encoding phosphoribosylformylglycinamidine synthase, with product MSTIRRLYVRKKEGFRQVEKSLCNDLKEILGDKIDSVAIYHRYDVQGINDADYEQAKVTVFSEPPVDTITGDLPTGDIVIAVEFLPGQYDQRADSAEQCLAILTGNDGIRVRCALHYVFFGNFEVGDRKCILKFLVNPVESREASVEEVQTLALSIEQPSAVPVVKGVISSDEEGLSSIISHMGLAMSNEDMTLIRDYFRDTEHRDPTETEIRVLDTYWSDHCRHTTFSTDLEEVTCDDGHYMKPIEEALSSYLNTRNFIYGENTARPVTLMDMATAAVKELRKSGKLQEMDESDEINACTIKIKVGTEQGEEDWLLLFKNETHNHPTEIEPFGGAATCLGGCIRDPLSGRAYVYQAMRVTGAGNPCTPLSETLIGKLPQKKIVLEAAKGYSSYGNQIGLATGEVKEYYHPGFVAKRMEIGAVVAAAPAKHVIREKPIPGDKIILVGGRTGRDGMGGATGSSKQLNVESIETCGAEVQKGNPITERKIQCLFRRGEVTRLIKRSNDFGAGGVSVAVGELTDGVEINLDCVPKKYEGLGGTELAIAESQERMAVVVASENVEKFIAYAAEENLEATVIAKVTENPRLVMKWKGDTIVDISREFLNTNGARQTRKVHITAPADESFLSSTAILTVKETWLQRLSELNNASEQGLAERFDSTIGAGTVLMPYGGIYQKTPTDGMVAKIPVRKGETDTASFMAHGFDPELAEWSPFHGAVYAILLSMTRLVAMGADWTKTYLTLQEYFEKLTDASSWGKPVAALLGAFYMQKELGIGAIGGKDSMSGTFNDMNVPPTLVSFAIAPGKASEAVSQEWKQEGSTLVLFGMPKNEFGMPDLDVFKEHATFLYNEVKKGNIRSMKAVGHGGLAVTVAEAAFGNKIGAIFNRNIPIHKFFDNFYGAILVETDESIALEWAKEACVKIIGTTGGTEFVLYDEHVSIEELLQASESTLTSIFPIRADSSSESIPTLPYYSQSSVSYSGRTITKPKVFIPVVPGNNCEIDSARAFERAGAETDIYIIRNRDQAELTESVDEMVKRINEAQIVMFPGGFSAGDEPDGSGKFIAALFRNQKLENALEKLLYTRDGLVLGICNGFQALIKLGLVPYGEFKPLTSDAPTLTFNTIGRHLSQYVTTKVISVKSPWFATMKPGDQHSIAISHGEGRFIASPEQIEQWAANGQIATQYTNYEGLSSYDSRYNPNQSVWAIEGITSPDGRVLGKMGHSERYGKNVAKNIYGNKYQPLFKSGVTYFTGK from the coding sequence TTGTCAACAATTAGACGTCTTTATGTAAGAAAAAAAGAAGGATTTCGTCAAGTAGAAAAAAGTTTATGTAATGATTTAAAAGAAATTCTCGGGGATAAAATTGATAGTGTAGCAATATACCATCGATATGATGTACAAGGAATAAATGATGCCGATTATGAACAGGCGAAGGTTACGGTCTTTTCGGAACCTCCGGTAGATACGATTACTGGTGATTTACCTACCGGTGATATTGTTATTGCTGTAGAGTTTTTACCGGGACAGTATGATCAACGTGCAGATTCTGCAGAACAATGTTTGGCTATTCTTACAGGGAATGATGGAATTCGAGTAAGATGTGCGTTACATTATGTATTTTTCGGGAACTTTGAAGTAGGAGATCGTAAGTGTATTTTAAAATTTTTGGTAAATCCGGTGGAATCTAGAGAAGCTTCTGTTGAAGAAGTACAAACTCTAGCACTTTCTATTGAACAACCTTCTGCTGTTCCTGTTGTAAAGGGAGTTATTTCTTCTGATGAAGAAGGTCTTTCCTCTATTATTTCTCATATGGGGCTGGCTATGAGTAATGAGGATATGACATTAATTAGAGATTACTTTAGAGATACAGAACACAGAGACCCAACAGAAACAGAAATTCGTGTATTAGATACTTATTGGTCTGATCATTGTCGTCATACCACGTTTTCAACGGATTTAGAAGAAGTAACCTGTGATGACGGACACTATATGAAACCTATTGAAGAAGCTCTTTCTTCTTATCTAAACACAAGAAATTTTATATATGGAGAAAATACAGCACGTCCAGTTACACTAATGGATATGGCAACAGCGGCCGTTAAAGAATTGCGTAAATCCGGTAAGCTTCAGGAAATGGATGAATCTGATGAAATTAATGCTTGTACTATAAAAATTAAAGTAGGAACAGAGCAAGGCGAAGAAGATTGGTTGCTTTTATTTAAGAATGAAACACATAACCATCCAACGGAAATTGAGCCTTTTGGTGGTGCAGCTACGTGTCTTGGCGGTTGTATAAGGGATCCATTGTCCGGTAGAGCTTATGTATATCAAGCTATGCGAGTAACCGGTGCAGGGAATCCTTGTACTCCGCTTTCGGAAACTTTGATAGGAAAACTTCCACAAAAGAAGATTGTATTGGAAGCGGCTAAAGGGTATAGTTCTTATGGGAACCAAATTGGACTTGCAACAGGAGAAGTTAAGGAGTACTATCATCCCGGATTTGTGGCAAAACGTATGGAAATAGGCGCAGTAGTTGCAGCTGCACCGGCAAAACATGTTATTCGTGAAAAGCCGATACCTGGTGATAAGATTATTTTGGTTGGTGGACGTACCGGCAGAGATGGTATGGGGGGAGCTACCGGATCCTCTAAACAATTAAATGTAGAGTCTATTGAAACTTGTGGAGCAGAAGTTCAAAAGGGAAATCCTATTACGGAGAGAAAAATTCAATGTCTTTTCCGTCGAGGAGAGGTTACTCGTTTAATTAAGCGTTCCAATGATTTTGGTGCAGGTGGAGTTTCTGTTGCTGTTGGTGAACTAACCGATGGAGTAGAAATTAATTTAGATTGTGTACCGAAAAAATATGAAGGTTTAGGAGGAACTGAACTTGCAATTGCAGAATCACAAGAGCGTATGGCCGTTGTTGTAGCCTCTGAAAATGTAGAAAAATTTATTGCTTATGCAGCAGAAGAAAATTTAGAAGCGACTGTAATTGCTAAAGTTACTGAAAATCCACGTTTAGTTATGAAGTGGAAGGGTGACACTATTGTTGATATTAGTAGAGAATTTTTAAATACTAATGGTGCAAGACAAACACGAAAAGTACATATTACAGCTCCTGCAGATGAAAGTTTTTTATCATCGACTGCTATTCTCACTGTAAAAGAAACTTGGTTGCAAAGATTGAGCGAATTAAATAACGCATCAGAACAAGGGCTGGCAGAACGTTTTGATAGTACTATTGGTGCCGGAACAGTACTTATGCCTTATGGTGGGATTTATCAAAAAACACCGACTGACGGCATGGTAGCTAAGATTCCGGTAAGAAAAGGTGAAACGGATACAGCTAGTTTTATGGCACATGGATTTGATCCCGAGCTTGCAGAATGGAGCCCGTTCCATGGTGCTGTATATGCAATTTTATTATCCATGACTCGTTTGGTAGCTATGGGAGCGGATTGGACTAAAACCTATCTTACTTTGCAAGAGTATTTTGAAAAGTTAACAGATGCTTCCAGTTGGGGAAAACCGGTTGCTGCTTTATTAGGGGCCTTTTATATGCAAAAAGAGCTGGGGATAGGTGCTATTGGGGGTAAAGACTCCATGAGCGGTACTTTTAATGATATGAATGTACCACCTACCTTAGTATCTTTTGCTATTGCACCGGGGAAAGCGTCAGAAGCTGTGAGTCAAGAATGGAAACAAGAAGGAAGTACTTTAGTTCTTTTTGGAATGCCCAAGAATGAATTTGGAATGCCTGATTTGGATGTTTTTAAAGAACATGCCACATTCCTTTATAATGAAGTCAAAAAAGGAAATATACGTTCTATGAAAGCAGTAGGTCATGGAGGTCTTGCTGTTACTGTAGCAGAGGCTGCTTTTGGTAATAAGATTGGGGCTATTTTTAATAGAAATATTCCAATACATAAATTTTTTGATAATTTCTATGGTGCTATTCTTGTTGAAACTGATGAATCTATAGCATTGGAATGGGCTAAGGAAGCTTGTGTAAAAATTATTGGAACAACGGGCGGAACGGAATTTGTTCTTTATGATGAGCATGTTTCTATTGAAGAGTTATTACAGGCATCGGAATCGACTTTAACATCTATTTTCCCAATTAGAGCAGATAGCTCTAGTGAAAGTATTCCAACCCTTCCTTACTATAGTCAATCTTCTGTCTCCTATAGCGGAAGAACTATTACTAAGCCAAAAGTATTTATTCCGGTAGTACCTGGAAATAATTGTGAAATTGATAGCGCACGTGCTTTTGAAAGAGCAGGAGCTGAAACGGATATTTATATTATTCGGAATAGGGATCAGGCAGAACTTACAGAATCTGTTGATGAAATGGTAAAGCGAATTAATGAAGCACAGATTGTTATGTTCCCGGGAGGATTTTCTGCCGGAGATGAACCGGATGGTTCTGGCAAGTTTATTGCTGCTTTATTTAGAAATCAAAAGCTGGAAAATGCTTTAGAAAAATTACTTTATACAAGAGATGGATTAGTTTTAGGGATATGTAACGGGTTCCAAGCTTTAATTAAGTTAGGGTTAGTTCCTTATGGTGAATTTAAGCCTCTTACTTCAGATGCACCAACGCTAACATTTAATACTATCGGAAGACATTTATCGCAATATGTAACAACTAAAGTGATTTCCGTTAAATCTCCTTGGTTTGCTACTATGAAACCGGGAGATCAACATAGTATTGCTATTAGCCATGGAGAAGGGCGATTTATTGCTTCTCCTGAACAAATTGAACAATGGGCAGCTAATGGTCAAATTGCTACACAATACACTAACTATGAGGGGTTGTCTTCTTATGACAGTCGATATAATCCGAATCAATCCGTATGGGCTATTGAAGGGATTACCAGTCCGGATGGTCGTGTATTAGGTAAGATGGGACATTCTGAACGTTATGGTAAGAATGTGGCAAAGAATATTTATGGGAATAAATACCAGCCTTTGTTTAAATCCGGAGTTACATATTTTACCGGTAAATAG
- a CDS encoding 8-oxo-dGTP diphosphatase, protein MNDTSLIYPINENGEILLGKKKRGMGVQKWNGFGGKVKEGETMRQCAVRELYEECGLLANKDDLEIVADLYFRNIEGMEWSHAGIVYIVRKWKGTPLCSDEMEPQWFSADTLPFESMWEADIHWLPMILNGQKIRGIITFDGDGETVINYDFLEIK, encoded by the coding sequence ATGAATGATACTTCGTTAATATATCCTATTAATGAGAATGGGGAGATTTTATTAGGAAAGAAAAAGCGTGGTATGGGCGTGCAAAAATGGAATGGCTTTGGTGGGAAAGTAAAAGAAGGGGAGACCATGCGTCAGTGTGCAGTACGGGAATTGTATGAAGAATGTGGACTTCTTGCCAATAAAGATGATTTGGAGATCGTAGCAGATTTATATTTTAGGAATATAGAAGGTATGGAGTGGTCACATGCAGGAATTGTTTATATTGTAAGAAAATGGAAAGGAACCCCTCTTTGTTCCGATGAAATGGAACCGCAATGGTTTTCTGCAGATACACTTCCATTTGAATCCATGTGGGAAGCGGATATTCATTGGTTGCCAATGATTTTAAATGGACAAAAAATACGTGGAATTATTACTTTTGATGGGGATGGGGAAACGGTTATTAATTATGACTTTTTGGAGATTAAATGA
- a CDS encoding GerW family sporulation protein: MNDAVRSKIFEEFKDMITTESVVGEPIYLGDATIVPFVDISFGFGTGQSKDCHEGGAGGGKITPTAVLIMKGERIELFSIKNATANNTIDKMLNLMPEIISHFRKGKKDKTLLEEQVKTDADIDIKE, translated from the coding sequence ATGAATGATGCAGTAAGAAGTAAAATCTTTGAAGAGTTTAAAGATATGATTACTACGGAATCAGTAGTTGGAGAACCTATTTATCTTGGTGATGCAACTATTGTACCTTTTGTAGATATCAGTTTCGGATTTGGAACCGGACAGAGTAAAGACTGTCATGAAGGCGGTGCAGGCGGTGGCAAAATAACACCTACAGCGGTTCTTATTATGAAAGGAGAACGTATTGAATTATTCTCCATAAAGAATGCAACTGCTAATAATACGATTGATAAAATGCTTAATTTGATGCCGGAAATCATATCTCATTTTAGAAAAGGTAAAAAAGATAAAACTCTTTTAGAAGAGCAAGTTAAAACAGATGCTGATATTGATATAAAGGAATAA
- the mutY gene encoding A/G-specific adenine glycosylase: MNISKSIKSKENWVELLLAWSSCLDRELPWRERYPRNPYYVWVSEIMLQQTRTEAVKPYFNTWIHKFPTVHDLAYAEESEVLHTWQGLGYYNRARNLQRAAQEVESKYGGNLPETRSELESLPGIGSYTAGAILSIAYGQREVAVDGNILRIYSRLYNIEEDIMKSKGKRKITQLVEETLPIPAGIFNEALMDLGQEICIPKYPKCGECPISMACDAYALGKEKTLPIKTKKKAPKEYYVACALIMKDNKFLMHKRADKGMLASMWEFPMIIDESADKAVHDLFILWGEESNVDSIWTYSHTFSHQIWHMSAYLIKQKNQIVLDKNLKWFSSEEYMHIPLAGPHARLAAWAKKILK; the protein is encoded by the coding sequence ATGAATATATCAAAAAGTATAAAAAGTAAAGAGAATTGGGTAGAATTATTATTAGCATGGTCTTCTTGTTTAGATAGAGAATTGCCTTGGCGTGAGAGATATCCTAGAAATCCCTATTATGTGTGGGTTTCAGAAATTATGTTACAACAAACACGAACAGAAGCAGTAAAACCCTATTTTAATACATGGATACATAAATTTCCTACAGTGCATGATTTAGCATATGCGGAAGAATCGGAAGTGCTTCATACATGGCAAGGTCTAGGCTATTATAATAGAGCCAGGAATCTTCAGCGGGCTGCACAAGAAGTAGAATCTAAATATGGTGGTAATTTACCGGAAACCCGGTCGGAATTAGAATCTTTACCCGGTATAGGCTCTTATACAGCAGGTGCTATTTTATCCATTGCTTATGGACAAAGGGAAGTGGCTGTTGATGGTAATATTCTTCGGATTTATTCTAGGCTCTATAATATAGAGGAGGATATTATGAAATCAAAAGGGAAAAGAAAAATTACTCAACTGGTAGAAGAAACATTGCCTATCCCTGCCGGCATATTTAATGAAGCATTAATGGACTTAGGACAAGAAATTTGTATTCCTAAGTATCCTAAATGTGGAGAATGCCCAATTTCTATGGCTTGTGATGCCTATGCGTTAGGTAAAGAAAAAACTTTACCGATAAAGACAAAAAAGAAAGCACCTAAAGAATACTATGTAGCATGTGCTCTCATTATGAAAGATAATAAGTTTTTAATGCATAAACGTGCAGATAAAGGGATGCTTGCTTCTATGTGGGAATTCCCTATGATTATAGATGAAAGTGCTGATAAAGCAGTACATGATTTATTTATTTTATGGGGAGAAGAATCAAATGTAGATTCGATATGGACTTATAGCCATACATTTTCTCATCAAATATGGCATATGTCAGCATATCTGATAAAGCAAAAGAATCAAATAGTATTAGATAAAAACTTAAAATGGTTTTCATCGGAAGAATATATGCATATACCTTTAGCAGGGCCGCATGCTAGGTTAGCTGCCTGGGCTAAAAAGATATTAAAATAA
- a CDS encoding ArnT family glycosyltransferase, giving the protein MKTFLENKKILLLLFFISFLFLLCGVQGIPVTDPVESNYALPAKEMVLSNNWISPTIYGHYWFDKPIMIYWVTALSYKIFGFTDLASRLPSILAGSLSISLLVFYALRLYKNNQIAIFSGLFLMTSLQFWIVSHAIITDQLLLLFTIPTMLSAYIGLTENNIKHLIIAYIAAGLACLTKGPVGIVLPGLLLLTWCLFMRSKEFFKRCFPWQGILCFILVAMPWYGSMIYIHGTEFVNQFLGLHNIIRATSSEHPQDNHWYYYLVLLPLSLLPWTGLTFDRIFAHHRSSSNTPFYKFLLVWFGGTLLFYTLIATKYPTYTYIAIIPAILLAAEAIPPLLEHKPSLKINFLTTSLFFIFILTAGTFWLKNINWTPFYIIAACTILSMTYCFTKNFTKELLYSAITGIACLYLCIITIGLPPYLSTRSGILMASTFHNLPGDHMFFNSYSTSFTYYTGETAIRLVPTTKETTKEGRNPLWDNKYTMPSITDTELTMYRKDTPVYLYVSKNNKNSFNAWSLRSQFEEIYTFPTGSIFKWVNTNELLSRDA; this is encoded by the coding sequence GTGAAAACATTCTTAGAAAATAAAAAAATACTATTACTTTTATTTTTTATATCTTTTCTGTTTCTCCTTTGTGGTGTACAAGGAATCCCAGTCACAGATCCGGTAGAATCTAATTACGCATTACCTGCGAAAGAAATGGTATTGTCTAACAACTGGATTTCACCTACAATCTATGGGCATTACTGGTTTGATAAACCGATTATGATATATTGGGTAACTGCATTATCTTATAAAATATTCGGTTTTACTGATTTAGCCTCACGCTTACCATCTATTTTAGCAGGATCTTTATCTATAAGCTTATTAGTATTTTATGCATTACGGCTATATAAAAATAATCAGATTGCAATATTTTCCGGATTGTTCTTAATGACATCTTTGCAATTCTGGATAGTATCTCATGCAATTATTACCGATCAACTACTCTTATTATTTACTATTCCGACCATGTTATCAGCTTACATAGGATTAACTGAAAATAATATCAAACATCTTATAATTGCTTATATTGCAGCCGGTTTAGCATGTTTGACTAAAGGCCCTGTTGGAATTGTTCTTCCGGGATTATTGCTATTAACTTGGTGTCTATTCATGCGCTCCAAAGAATTTTTTAAACGTTGTTTTCCCTGGCAAGGAATTCTTTGTTTTATTTTAGTGGCAATGCCATGGTATGGAAGTATGATATACATACACGGCACTGAATTTGTTAATCAATTCCTTGGTTTACATAATATAATTCGTGCAACGTCTTCTGAGCATCCACAAGATAACCACTGGTATTATTATTTAGTCCTTCTTCCCCTTTCACTACTTCCTTGGACGGGGCTTACTTTCGATAGAATATTCGCTCATCATCGTTCCTCTAGCAATACCCCCTTTTATAAATTCTTGTTGGTTTGGTTCGGAGGTACACTGCTTTTTTATACATTAATAGCAACTAAATACCCAACTTATACATATATTGCAATCATCCCTGCTATTTTATTAGCAGCAGAAGCGATTCCTCCATTGTTAGAACATAAACCATCACTTAAAATCAATTTTTTAACAACCTCTCTATTTTTTATTTTTATACTTACCGCCGGTACATTCTGGTTAAAAAATATAAATTGGACTCCATTTTATATAATTGCTGCATGTACTATTTTATCTATGACCTACTGCTTTACCAAGAATTTTACAAAAGAGTTACTTTATAGTGCTATAACCGGTATAGCCTGCTTATATTTATGTATCATAACGATAGGACTTCCCCCTTATTTATCTACACGTTCAGGAATTCTTATGGCATCTACCTTTCATAATTTACCCGGTGATCATATGTTTTTTAACTCCTATAGTACTTCCTTTACGTACTATACCGGTGAAACTGCCATCCGTCTCGTCCCAACAACCAAAGAAACAACAAAGGAAGGAAGAAACCCTCTTTGGGATAATAAATATACAATGCCATCCATCACAGATACAGAACTGACTATGTATAGAAAAGACACCCCTGTATACCTGTATGTGTCTAAAAATAATAAAAACTCATTTAATGCTTGGTCTTTACGATCCCAATTTGAAGAAATATATACATTTCCTACCGGTTCTATTTTTAAGTGGGTGAATACCAATGAATTACTTTCGCGAGATGCATAA
- a CDS encoding helix-turn-helix transcriptional regulator: MKSHMQEEKGKKISILYILQILKEYSDEHHALSQQQIIDLLQKHYGQSINRKSVKRDLERLKDAGFPIASKEISREIQGKNNALTRDWQWLPLFSEDEILLLIDTLYFSHMNLGIIKKLSDKLRKLRNHLSEDSRTYIRNVPFSEPIVKKADMQQTLIILSEALKAKSKIKFQYMYYKADLKRYPHLDKDGNIKEYSVSPYIIYASDQRYFLLCNVDGDRGIKVFNLSLIEKISMIEGEIIPLKSLPEAEHFRSVKYIKPMLPIYTEGAVTCKFRADNSLITNILEQFGKAATIISASQNEVEVEVLAPTSCVEIWAFSYAPLVRVTGPEELVKKIRDKVASLQRMYER; the protein is encoded by the coding sequence ATGAAGAGTCATATGCAAGAAGAAAAAGGAAAGAAAATTTCTATTTTATATATTCTTCAAATTTTAAAAGAATATTCTGATGAACATCATGCACTTTCACAACAACAAATTATTGATTTATTACAAAAACATTATGGGCAATCTATAAATAGAAAATCTGTAAAACGTGATTTAGAAAGATTAAAAGATGCAGGGTTTCCTATCGCATCTAAAGAAATATCTCGGGAAATACAGGGGAAAAATAATGCTTTAACTAGAGATTGGCAATGGTTACCACTCTTTAGTGAAGATGAAATTTTATTATTAATTGATACTCTTTATTTTTCACATATGAATTTGGGAATTATAAAAAAGTTATCGGATAAATTAAGAAAATTAAGAAATCATTTATCAGAAGATAGTCGGACCTATATACGTAATGTACCTTTTTCAGAGCCTATTGTAAAAAAAGCTGATATGCAACAGACCCTTATTATTTTATCAGAAGCACTGAAAGCAAAAAGTAAAATTAAATTTCAATATATGTATTATAAGGCTGATTTAAAACGATATCCTCATCTTGATAAAGATGGAAACATTAAAGAGTACAGTGTAAGTCCTTATATTATCTATGCATCTGACCAACGATATTTTTTGTTATGTAATGTAGATGGTGATAGAGGTATAAAAGTATTTAATCTTAGCCTTATAGAAAAAATTTCGATGATAGAGGGGGAAATTATACCGCTTAAGTCTTTGCCCGAAGCAGAACATTTTAGAAGTGTTAAATATATTAAACCCATGTTGCCTATATATACGGAAGGGGCGGTTACATGTAAGTTTAGAGCAGACAATAGTTTGATTACGAATATTTTGGAACAATTTGGTAAAGCGGCTACTATTATTTCCGCCTCTCAAAATGAAGTAGAAGTAGAGGTATTGGCACCTACTTCTTGTGTCGAAATTTGGGCATTTTCTTATGCACCGTTAGTTCGTGTTACAGGTCCGGAAGAATTAGTGAAAAAAATTCGAGACAAAGTAGCTTCTTTGCAAAGGATGTATGAGCGATGA
- a CDS encoding phosphatase PAP2 family protein, whose amino-acid sequence MKSELRIVTKCNKIAERYRVIHSFLSIFTQVGHILFIIYGIWLWIYSANQGNKYQKRKSALVILLSVLFCSSFSFIIGKIWKRKRPFAKDDKISNFTGHKSNASFPSNHTMNSFAVIFQLYKDKIPGRFFMTVLAILLAFSRVFTGLHYPTDLIGGIAIAGSMHMFINRSPIMNFVQQLTVWSSLLTDSVLYFIKKAW is encoded by the coding sequence ATGAAGTCCGAGTTAAGAATAGTGACAAAATGCAATAAAATAGCGGAAAGATATAGGGTCATACATTCTTTTCTTTCTATATTTACTCAAGTTGGACATATATTATTCATAATTTACGGTATTTGGTTATGGATTTACTCCGCAAATCAAGGTAACAAGTATCAGAAGAGAAAAAGTGCATTAGTGATACTTCTATCAGTTTTATTTTGTTCTTCTTTTTCGTTTATTATAGGAAAGATTTGGAAACGAAAAAGACCTTTTGCTAAGGATGACAAAATAAGTAACTTTACCGGACATAAATCCAATGCTTCCTTTCCAAGTAATCATACAATGAATAGTTTTGCTGTTATTTTCCAATTATATAAAGATAAAATACCGGGGCGTTTTTTTATGACGGTTTTAGCAATATTACTTGCATTTTCCCGTGTGTTTACAGGACTTCATTATCCTACCGATTTAATCGGAGGTATAGCTATAGCGGGGAGTATGCATATGTTTATAAATCGTAGTCCTATAATGAACTTTGTACAGCAATTGACAGTATGGAGTTCTTTACTTACTGATAGTGTATTGTATTTTATAAAAAAAGCATGGTGA
- a CDS encoding uracil-DNA glycosylase yields MHKIKLFIEDLSSYHSKNVFNPWGDFDPDYDISASRTIRRNQLSQYLIQRLESARILVIAEACGYQGGHFTGIAMTCERMILNFHPTITSKMILGKKGKRTSRQNSPFIPKEIQREKGFNEPTDTIVWNSILNCGLSPTDFILWNIFPFHPYKKNKMLSNRTPSDKELEIGLEYTRKLLKLTGPLPIYAVGKKSEHTLQNAGFKVTGLRHPANGGATLFREGLKDSLIQKGLYSK; encoded by the coding sequence ATGCATAAAATAAAATTATTTATTGAAGATCTTTCTTCCTATCACAGTAAAAATGTTTTCAATCCATGGGGAGACTTTGACCCCGACTATGATATATCTGCTTCACGAACAATACGCCGCAATCAATTAAGTCAATATCTGATACAAAGGCTAGAAAGTGCACGTATTTTAGTTATTGCAGAAGCATGTGGGTATCAAGGAGGGCATTTTACAGGCATCGCAATGACTTGTGAACGTATGATTTTAAATTTCCATCCAACAATCACTTCAAAAATGATTTTAGGAAAAAAGGGAAAACGAACCAGCCGCCAAAATAGTCCTTTTATCCCCAAAGAGATACAAAGAGAAAAAGGATTTAATGAACCTACCGATACTATTGTATGGAATTCTATACTTAATTGTGGCCTTTCACCAACTGACTTTATTTTATGGAATATTTTCCCCTTTCATCCCTATAAAAAAAATAAAATGCTGAGTAACCGAACACCTAGTGATAAAGAACTTGAAATAGGATTAGAGTATACACGTAAATTGTTAAAATTAACAGGTCCTTTACCCATCTATGCGGTAGGTAAGAAAAGTGAGCACACATTGCAAAATGCAGGATTTAAAGTAACAGGATTACGCCATCCTGCAAATGGCGGTGCTACGTTATTCCGTGAAGGCTTAAAAGATTCTCTTATTCAAAAGGGACTTTACTCAAAATAA
- a CDS encoding OmpH family outer membrane protein: protein MKMNKKITAAVAAAMMACSAFSVSAAGIGVVNTNALFAAHPKMEKAQLNLKQAYQKAQDQFQKESSNKTDAQKQQLANNLQREFAQKERSEMAPIMNDIMKAIEQVRKDQGLDVVLESGNVVSGGMDITSAVAAKIVK, encoded by the coding sequence ATGAAAATGAATAAAAAAATAACAGCGGCTGTTGCAGCTGCTATGATGGCATGTTCTGCGTTTAGTGTTTCTGCAGCGGGTATTGGTGTTGTTAATACTAATGCATTGTTTGCAGCACATCCAAAAATGGAAAAGGCACAGCTTAATTTAAAACAAGCTTACCAGAAAGCACAGGATCAATTCCAAAAAGAATCTAGCAATAAAACAGATGCACAAAAACAGCAATTAGCAAATAACTTACAGCGTGAATTTGCACAGAAAGAAAGAAGTGAAATGGCTCCCATTATGAATGACATTATGAAAGCTATTGAGCAGGTTCGCAAGGATCAAGGTCTTGATGTGGTTCTTGAATCCGGTAATGTAGTAAGCGGCGGAATGGATATTACTTCTGCGGTAGCGGCTAAGATTGTTAAGTAA